In one Rutidosis leptorrhynchoides isolate AG116_Rl617_1_P2 chromosome 8, CSIRO_AGI_Rlap_v1, whole genome shotgun sequence genomic region, the following are encoded:
- the LOC139864401 gene encoding uncharacterized protein, whose protein sequence is MLESQKEASVADRISYDNSKSIGIWDWSRPPSGRALDDLTELNNLISSVCITDRPDAWKFTLDASGIFTTSSLSNLINALKYGIHSRNIDIPRNKFVPQKVFIFTWRVIQLKIPARSELDKKGIDLHTILCPLCEHHIESIEHALITCPKVSSIWTQILDWWNQNNYSISDINGAIISDQGFPQNAFGSSLWLATKWIACYIIWKHRNLKVFSNKMWNPAMIISEIQSQSYSWISTRTRKKNPIEWHQWLLNPSFYSVPSPNRVGIG, encoded by the coding sequence ATGTTGGAATCTCAAAAAGAAGCATCTGTTGCCGACAGAATATCGTATGATAATTCCAAGTCTATTGGAATCTGGGATTGGTCCCGTCCACCTAGCGGCCGGGCATTGGATGATCTGACGGAACTCAACAATTTAATATCATCCGTGTGTATCACAGATCGCCCCGATGCATGGAAATTCACCCTCGACGCCTCTGGCATATTCACTACATCATCATTATCAAATCTGATCAATGCACTCAAATACGGTATCCATTCTCGAAACATTGATATACCTCGTAACAAATTCGTCCCACAAAAAGTCTTCATTTTTACTTGGAGGGTCATACAGCTAAAGATACCTGCTAGAAGTGAACTAGATAAAAAAGGAATTGATCTACACACCATCCTATGTCCCTTATGCGAACATCATATCGAATCCATTGAACACGCGCTGATCACTTGCCCTAAGGTTTCCTCAATCTGGACACAAATACTTGACTGGTGGAATCAAAATAACTATTCAATTTCCGACATAAACGGGGCCATCATCTCCGATCAAGGTTTCCCACAAAACGCCTTTGGATCATCTTTATGGCTTGCCACCAAATGGATAGCATGCTATATTATATGGAAACATAGAAACTTAAAAGTCTTTTCAAATAAAATGTGGAACCCTGCTATGATCATCTCCGAAATTCAATCGCAAAGCTATAGCTGGATCTCAACCCGAACACGGAAGAAAAATCCTATTGAATGGCACCAATGGCTCTTAAACCCTTCGTTTTACTCGGTTCCATCTCCAAATCGCGTGGGAATTGGCTAA
- the LOC139862961 gene encoding probable alpha,alpha-trehalose-phosphate synthase [UDP-forming] 7: MISRSYANLLDLANGNFPAMEEPRRKMISRTMTVPGVLTELDDEQARSISSDAASTVLADRLIVVANQLPIKATRRVDDTTNESSWSFSWDENSLYKHIKDGLPEEMEVIYIGSLKADIDVSEQDDVSQILLERFKCVPAFIPPEVYDKSYNGFCKQYLWPLFHYRLPFSASHGGRFDRSLWEAYVAANKIFSQKVIEVINPDDDYVWIHDYHLMVLPTFLRRHFNRLRMGFFLHSPFPSSEIYRTLPVREEILKALLNADLLGFHTFDYARHFLSCCSRMLGLEYQSKRGYIGLEYYGRTIGIKIMPSGIHMGQMESVLRQPDKLTKVRELELEFAGKTVLLGVDDLDTFKGVNFKILAMEQMLKLHRIWLGNAVLVQILNPARGKGRHVEEIEAEIRTCTARINQELGFPGYTPIVLIDKPLSLTEKAAYYTISEAAIVTAIRDGMNLTPYEYVVCRQGISGSDGSNSPQKSMLVVSEFVGCSPSLSGAIRVNPWNVESTAEAMYDAISVSDFEKQIRHEKHYKYVSSHDVAYWSRSFFQDLERTCADHFRLRCWGIGLSFGFRVVALDPMFRKLTADVIMDAYGRSQNRAILLDYDGTVMPQASIDKFPSANVISIINRLCNDPNNTVFVVSGRGKEDLAKWFAPCEKLGIAAEHGFFLRWPGNKEWETSAQNANFGWMHMAEPVMSLYTESTDGSYIERKESALVWHFQDADTSFGSAQAKEMLDHLENVLANEPVVVKSGQYIVEVKPQGVTKGLVAEKIFTSMFKDKKQADFVLCVGDDRSDEDMFVMIGDSIKAGIISHNKSVFACTVGQKPSKAEYYLDDTIEVINMLENLGDISLSDHSEEEEDSGSSF, encoded by the exons ATGATTTCGAGATCGTATGCGAACTTGTTGGATCTAGCAAATGGAAATTTCCCTGCTATGGAAGAACCTAGAAGGAAGATGATATCTAGGACAATGACTGTACCTGGTGTTTTAACCGAGCTTGACGATGAACAAGCTCGTAGCATTTCGTCTGATGCTGCTTCAACGGTTTTAGCCGATAGGTTAATCGTTGTAGCAAATCAGTTGCCAATAAAAGCTACTCGTAGGGTTGATGATACGACAAATGAATCGTCGTGGAGTTTTAGTTGGGATGAGAATTCGTTGTATAAGCATATTAAGGACGGTTTACCTGAAGAAATGGAAGTTATCTACATAGGTTCACTTAAGGCTGATATCGATGTTAGTGAACAAGATGACGTTTCGCAGATATTGTTGGAGAGGTTTAAATGTGTACCTGCTTTTATTCCTCCAGAGGTTTATGATAAGTCGTATAACGGGTTTTGTAAGCAGTACTTGTGGCCTTTGTTTCATTACAGGCTGCCATTTTCTGCTAGTCATGGTGGTCGGTTTGACCGGTCTTTGTGGGAAGCGTATGTGGCTGCAAACAAGATTTTCTCACAGAAGGTGATTGAAGTAATTAATCCAGACGATGATTACGTTTGGATTCATGATTATCATCTAATGGTTCTTCCTACATTTTTGAGAAGACATTTTAATAGGTTAAGGATGGGGTTTTTCCTCCATAGCCCGTTTCCATCGTCTGAAATTTACAGAACTTTGCCTGTAAGAGAGGAGATATTGAAGGCGCTTTTGAATGCTGATCTTCTAGGGTTTCATACGTTTGATTACGCTCGCCATTTTCTTTCTTGTTGTAGTAGAATGCTTGGTTTGGAGTATCAGTCGAAACGAGGGTACATCGGGTTGGAATATTATGGGAGGACGATTGGGATCAAGATTATGCCTAGCGGGATCCACATGGGACAAATGGAGTCTGTGTTGAGACAACCAGATAAACTAACGAAAGTTCGTGAGCTTGAACTTGAATTTGCAGGCAAAACAGTTTTACTCGGTGTTGATGATTTGGATACTTTTAAAGGTGTAAACTTTAAGATTTTAGCAATGGAACAAATGCTGAAATTACATCGTATTTGGCTTGGGAACGCAGTTTTGGTGCAGATTTTGAATCCTGCTCGTGGCAAAGGGCGACATGTGGAGGAAATAGAAGCCGAAATCAGAACTTGCACTGCAAGAATTAATCAAGAATTAGGGTTTCCGGGGTACACGCCTATCGTGCTTATTGATAAACCACTTAGTTTAACCGAAAAGGCTGCGTATTACACTATATCCGAAGCTGCTATTGTCACAGCTATTAGAGACGGTATGAATCTGACTCCGTACGAATATGTTGTGTGCAGACAAGGGATTTCGGGTTCAGATGGGTCTAATTCGCCTCAAAAGAGTATGTTAGTGGTGTCTGAATTTGTGGGTTGTTCGCCTTCTTTAAGTGGGGCCATTCGGGTCAACCCATGGAACGTTGAATCTACAGCAGAAGCCATGTACGATGCTATATCCGTATCCGATTTTGAAAAACAAATTCGTCATGAAAAGCATTATAAATACGTTAGTAGTCATGATGTGGCGTACTGGTCAAGAAGTTTTTTTCAAGATTTAGAGAGGACTTGTGCTGACCATTTTAGGCTTCGATGTTGGGGTATAGGATTAAGCTTTGGGTTTAGAGTTGTAGCACTTGACCCCATGTTTAGAAAGTTGACTGCTGATGTCATCATGGATGCTTACGGACGTTCTCAAAATAGAGCCATCTTGTTGGACTATGATGGCACTGTTATGCCACAAGCATCCATTGATAAATTCCCGAGTGCGAATGTTATCTCGATTATCAACAGACTATGCAACGATCCTAATAATACGGTGTTTGTCGTTAGTGGACGTGGTAAAGAGGATCTCGCTAAATGGTTTGCCCCGTGTGAGAAACTAGGAATTGCAGCCGAACATGGTTTCTTTTTAAG GTGGCCAGGTAATAAAGAATGGGAAACAAGTGCACAAAATGCTAATTTTGGATGGATGCATATGGCAGAACCTGTTATGAGCTTATATACAGAATCCACTGATGGTTCTTATATTGAAAGAAAAGAAAGTGCATTGGTTTGGCATTTTCAGGATGCCGATACAAGTTTCGGCTCAGCACAGGCTAAAGAAATGTTAGACCATCTTGAAAATGTACTTGCAAATGAACCGGTTGTTGTAAAAAGCGGTCAATACATCGTTGAAGTAAAACCACAG GGTGTGACTAAAGGTTTAGTTGCAGAGAAGATATTTACGTCGATGTTCAAGGATAAAAAGCAGGCTGATTTTGTACTTTGTGTTGGAGATGATAGAAGCGATGAAGACATGTTTGTGATGATTGGTGATTCAATAAAAGCGGGCATAATCTCACACAATAAATCAGTGTTTGCTTGCACCGTTGGCCAAAAACCGAGCAAAGCTGAGTATTATTTGGATGATACGATCGAAGTTATAAACATGCTCGAGAATCTTGGGGACATTTCATTGTCGGATCattctgaagaagaagaagattcaGGGAGCTCGTTCTGA